One stretch of Juglans microcarpa x Juglans regia isolate MS1-56 chromosome 3D, Jm3101_v1.0, whole genome shotgun sequence DNA includes these proteins:
- the LOC121255536 gene encoding probable plastid-lipid-associated protein 4, chloroplastic isoform X2, giving the protein MALSSHAALVLTTAQSSKPSIPKSHCFPPPRTAFRFPVPAINPSTYNLSSTSHPEKWRAKISFFPAFLKKGKDAKTLKEELLEAIAPLDRGADATFEDQQTVDQIAQKLEALNPVKEPLKSNLLDGKWELIYTTSRSILQTQRPKFLRSSANYQAINLDVLRAQNMESWPFFNQIPVKAPDRARGELEITYLDEELRVSRGDKGNLFILKMVDPSYRVPV; this is encoded by the exons ATGGCCTTATCTTCTCATGCAGCTTTAGTCCTCACCACCGCTCAATCCTCGAAACCTTCCATTCCAAAGTCCCACTGCTTTCCGCCTCCTCGAACTGCCTTTCGTTTTCCAGTCCCAGCCATTAATCCCAGCACCTACAACCTTTCAAGCACCTCGCACCCTGAGAAATGGAGAgccaaaatttctttctttcctgcTTTCCTGAAAAAAGGCAAAGATGCCAAGACTCTCAAGGAGGAGCTGCTTGAAGCCATTGCGCCCCTGGATCGCGGAGCAGATGCCACTTTCGAAGACCAGCAAACAGTTGATCAG ATTGCTCAAAAACTTGAAGCACTTAACCCAGTAAAGGAACCCCTCAAATCTAATTTACTCGATGGCAAATGGGAGCTTATCTACACTACTTCAAGATCAATTTTGCAGACCCAG AGACCCAAATTTCTAAGATCGAGTGCAAACTACCAGGCGATCAATTTGGATGTACTTAGGGCCCAGAATATGGAATCTTGGCCATTCTTCAACCAG ATACCTGTTAAGGCACCTGACAGAGCTCGCGGTGAATTGGAAATCACATACTTGGATGAAGAATTGCG GGTATCAAGAGGTGACAAAGGAAACTTG
- the LOC121255536 gene encoding probable plastid-lipid-associated protein 4, chloroplastic isoform X1 — MALSSHAALVLTTAQSSKPSIPKSHCFPPPRTAFRFPVPAINPSTYNLSSTSHPEKWRAKISFFPAFLKKGKDAKTLKEELLEAIAPLDRGADATFEDQQTVDQIAQKLEALNPVKEPLKSNLLDGKWELIYTTSRSILQTQRPKFLRSSANYQAINLDVLRAQNMESWPFFNQVTADLTPLNAKKVAVKFDYFKIGGLIPVKAPDRARGELEITYLDEELRVSRGDKGNLFILKMVDPSYRVPV, encoded by the exons ATGGCCTTATCTTCTCATGCAGCTTTAGTCCTCACCACCGCTCAATCCTCGAAACCTTCCATTCCAAAGTCCCACTGCTTTCCGCCTCCTCGAACTGCCTTTCGTTTTCCAGTCCCAGCCATTAATCCCAGCACCTACAACCTTTCAAGCACCTCGCACCCTGAGAAATGGAGAgccaaaatttctttctttcctgcTTTCCTGAAAAAAGGCAAAGATGCCAAGACTCTCAAGGAGGAGCTGCTTGAAGCCATTGCGCCCCTGGATCGCGGAGCAGATGCCACTTTCGAAGACCAGCAAACAGTTGATCAG ATTGCTCAAAAACTTGAAGCACTTAACCCAGTAAAGGAACCCCTCAAATCTAATTTACTCGATGGCAAATGGGAGCTTATCTACACTACTTCAAGATCAATTTTGCAGACCCAG AGACCCAAATTTCTAAGATCGAGTGCAAACTACCAGGCGATCAATTTGGATGTACTTAGGGCCCAGAATATGGAATCTTGGCCATTCTTCAACCAG GTGACGGCAGATTTAACACCTCTGAATGCAAAGAAAGTAGCTGtaaagtttgattattttaaaatcgGAGGCTTA ATACCTGTTAAGGCACCTGACAGAGCTCGCGGTGAATTGGAAATCACATACTTGGATGAAGAATTGCG GGTATCAAGAGGTGACAAAGGAAACTTG
- the LOC121255534 gene encoding pathogenesis-related thaumatin-like protein 3.5, which produces MASHLNLFIFTIIVSVIKLSESTRSFTIVNYCKETIWPGITHGENFSGGGFALKPGQSAVYTASAGWGGRIWARTGCNFDKKGNGKCQTGSCGTILNCTEPSTPPTSIADFTLGQIDFYDVSLVDGFNVPIVVKAVNGTGNCSTAGCDGDLRQNCPSELALKADGKVVACRSACDVFNTDEYCCRGMFGNPSTCLPSNYSKSFKQVCPTAYSFAYDDPTSVITCSGADYIVAFCASRNQTICSYHDKQLACNQSKGIRSVVSHGWWVPMLALTFMFESWWAML; this is translated from the exons ATGGCTTCTCATCTCAACCTTTTCATCTTCACTATCATTGTATCAG TGATTAAATTGTCCGAAAGCACAAGATCGTTCACCATAGTAAATTACTGCAAGGAAACAATATGGCCTGGAATTACACATGGTGAGAACTTCAGCGGCGGAGGTTTTGCACTAAAACCCGGACAGTCTGCTGTCTATACAGCTTCGGCTGGGTGGGGTGGCCGGATATGGGCTCGGACTGGCTGCAATTTCGATAAAAAGGGTAATGGAAAATGCCAAACGGGTAGCTGCGGCACCATCCTCAATTGCACCGAGCCGAGCACACCACCCACCTCCATCGCCGACTTCACCCTTGGACAAATCGATTTCTATGATGTAAGCCTTGTAGATGGCTTTAATGTGCCTATAGTTGTCAAAGCTGTTAATGGTACAGGCAACTGCAGTACTGCTGGCTGTGATGGAGATTTGAGGCAAAACTGCCCGTCGGAGCTCGCCCTAAAGGCTGACGGAAAGGTTGTGGCTTGCCGGAGTGCATGTGATGTGTTCAACACTGATGAGTATTGTTGCAGAGGAATGTTTGGAAATCCATCCACATGTCTACCTTCGAATTATTCCAAGAGTTTCAAACAAGTATGCCCAACAGCATACAGCTTCGCATATGATGACCCTACCAGCGTTATAACTTGCTCTGGAGCAGACTACATAGTTGCATTCTGCGCATCAAG GAACCAAACCATATGCTCTTATCATGATAAGCAGCTTGCCTGTAATCAATCAAAGGGCATCAGATCAGTAGTCTCTCATGGATGGTGGGTCCCAATGCTTGCATTAACCTTCATGTTTGAATCATGGTGGGCCATGCTTTAG
- the LOC121255536 gene encoding probable plastid-lipid-associated protein 4, chloroplastic isoform X3, translated as MALSSHAALVLTTAQSSKPSIPKSHCFPPPRTAFRFPVPAINPSTYNLSSTSHPEKWRAKISFFPAFLKKGKDAKTLKEELLEAIAPLDRGADATFEDQQTVDQRPKFLRSSANYQAINLDVLRAQNMESWPFFNQVTADLTPLNAKKVAVKFDYFKIGGLIPVKAPDRARGELEITYLDEELRVSRGDKGNLFILKMVDPSYRVPV; from the exons ATGGCCTTATCTTCTCATGCAGCTTTAGTCCTCACCACCGCTCAATCCTCGAAACCTTCCATTCCAAAGTCCCACTGCTTTCCGCCTCCTCGAACTGCCTTTCGTTTTCCAGTCCCAGCCATTAATCCCAGCACCTACAACCTTTCAAGCACCTCGCACCCTGAGAAATGGAGAgccaaaatttctttctttcctgcTTTCCTGAAAAAAGGCAAAGATGCCAAGACTCTCAAGGAGGAGCTGCTTGAAGCCATTGCGCCCCTGGATCGCGGAGCAGATGCCACTTTCGAAGACCAGCAAACAGTTGATCAG AGACCCAAATTTCTAAGATCGAGTGCAAACTACCAGGCGATCAATTTGGATGTACTTAGGGCCCAGAATATGGAATCTTGGCCATTCTTCAACCAG GTGACGGCAGATTTAACACCTCTGAATGCAAAGAAAGTAGCTGtaaagtttgattattttaaaatcgGAGGCTTA ATACCTGTTAAGGCACCTGACAGAGCTCGCGGTGAATTGGAAATCACATACTTGGATGAAGAATTGCG GGTATCAAGAGGTGACAAAGGAAACTTG